From a single Octopus sinensis linkage group LG5, ASM634580v1, whole genome shotgun sequence genomic region:
- the LOC115211856 gene encoding 39S ribosomal protein L40, mitochondrial: protein MTSIISGFTKSLINPRLISPCTRLFHTQGTPLYFQTTDLLYGMPMKKKKKTDIQVVMAREQRKRKKIEKQIKKLEKYSQKLKPIEEVQISAQLRKEVNQRHRAKPKLSFEESENRILLKKAWSVYQKNKFHEDLIAMDNAATAQSEALAELRKESEELYHLAIQIDEQLIPYTHQGPVRTIPIDNYEPPDGDYKDTSRKWD, encoded by the exons ATTGATTTCACCATGCACAAGACTATTTCACACCCAAGGAACTCCTTTGTATTTCCAGACAACTGATTTACTTTA tggAATGccaatgaaaaaaaagaagaaaactgatATCCAGGTGGTTATGGCTCGAGAACAACGAAAACGAAAAAAGattgaaaaacaaattaaaaaacttGAAAAATATTCTCAAAAATTAAAACCTATTGAGGAAGTCCAAATAAGTGCTCAACTTCGGAAAGAAGTTAA tcagagGCACCGTGCTAAACCAAAGTTGTCATTTGAAGAATCTGAAAATCGAATACTACTGAAAAAAGCTTGGTCAGTTTACCAGAAAAACAAATTTCATGAAGACCTGATAGCAATGGATAATGCTGCAACTGCTCAGAGTGAAGCTTTAGCTGAACTTCGAAAAGAGTCTGAAGAACTCTATCATTTAGCTATTCAG attGATGAGCAGCTTATACCTTATACACATCAAGGACCTGTGCGAACAATTCCAATTGATAATTATGAGCCACCTGATGGTGACTACAAAGACACATCTCGGAAATGGGATTAA